One Amycolatopsis sp. NBC_00355 genomic window carries:
- a CDS encoding cation:proton antiporter, which translates to MTPTEAAPAFFLAVAVILVVCRVVCMVAVRLGQPPVVGEMIAGVLLGPSLLGLVLPAVQTGLFPDGVRPLLYVGGQIGLVIYMFGAGYEFSLRSIRGSVKSVGAISAAGTVVPLALGVGVAVFGSSWAGIGKDGVSLVTSAAFVGVALAITAFPMLARIITERGLGGTRFGSLALACGALDDVLAWVLLAVVLGMHADSAGPVALAVGGGLLFALLLVLVGRRVLAKAMGSERISADQKMLITALTLFAAAWFTDIIGLYAVFGAFCVGIVFPRVPAADAVLAKIMPIGRIVFLPLFFTYSGLNTRFALLADPKLLLFAVLCVVVAIIGKFGACWGAARLVGESQPVALRVGALINARGLMQLIALNVGLAAGIVSPALFTVLVLVALVTTVMTAPVLSWLDRRDARRGTTEVVLMAEPVPLTGKS; encoded by the coding sequence ATGACCCCCACCGAAGCGGCGCCGGCGTTCTTCCTCGCCGTCGCGGTCATCCTCGTGGTCTGCCGGGTCGTCTGCATGGTCGCGGTGCGGCTGGGTCAGCCGCCGGTGGTCGGCGAGATGATCGCCGGCGTGCTGCTCGGCCCGTCACTGCTCGGGCTGGTCCTGCCGGCCGTGCAGACGGGGCTGTTCCCGGACGGCGTCCGCCCGCTGCTCTACGTCGGCGGCCAGATCGGCCTGGTCATCTACATGTTCGGCGCGGGGTACGAGTTCAGCCTGCGCAGCATCCGCGGCTCGGTGAAGTCGGTCGGCGCGATCTCGGCGGCCGGCACGGTCGTCCCGCTGGCGCTCGGCGTCGGGGTCGCGGTGTTCGGGTCGAGCTGGGCCGGCATCGGCAAGGACGGCGTTTCGCTGGTGACGTCGGCGGCCTTCGTCGGCGTCGCGCTGGCCATCACGGCGTTCCCGATGCTCGCGCGGATCATCACCGAACGCGGCCTCGGCGGGACGCGGTTCGGCTCGCTCGCGCTGGCCTGCGGTGCCCTCGACGACGTCCTGGCCTGGGTCCTGCTGGCCGTCGTGCTCGGCATGCACGCCGACTCGGCCGGGCCGGTGGCCCTCGCCGTCGGCGGCGGGCTGCTGTTCGCGCTGCTGCTAGTGCTCGTCGGACGCCGGGTGCTCGCGAAAGCGATGGGCAGCGAACGGATCTCCGCCGACCAGAAGATGCTGATCACGGCGTTGACGTTGTTCGCGGCCGCGTGGTTCACCGACATCATCGGCCTGTACGCGGTGTTCGGCGCGTTCTGCGTCGGGATCGTGTTCCCGCGGGTGCCCGCCGCGGACGCCGTGCTCGCGAAGATCATGCCGATCGGGCGGATCGTGTTCCTCCCGCTGTTCTTCACCTATTCCGGCCTGAACACCCGGTTCGCCCTGCTCGCCGACCCGAAGCTGCTGCTGTTCGCGGTGCTCTGCGTCGTGGTCGCGATCATCGGCAAGTTCGGCGCGTGCTGGGGCGCGGCCCGGCTGGTGGGGGAGTCGCAGCCGGTCGCGCTGCGGGTCGGCGCGCTGATCAACGCCCGCGGGCTGATGCAGCTGATCGCGCTCAACGTCGGGCTCGCGGCGGGGATCGTTTCGCCCGCTCTGTTCACCGTGCTGGTCCTCGTCGCCTTGGTGACCACCGTCATGACCGCGCCGGTGCTCAGCTGGCTCGACCGCCGTGATGCCCGCAGAGGGACCACCGAAGTGGTCCTGATGGCGGAACCAGTACCGCTAACCGGGAAAAGTTGA
- a CDS encoding response regulator transcription factor: protein MLLVEDDRELAGLLAELLADEGYETDAAYDGQRGLHLGLTGRYDVMIIDRRLPVLDGLELLARLRARAVTTRVLMLSALSTLADRVGGLDAGADDYLVKPFETEELLARLRALGRRDLDGAECIPLGTAALDLQRHEVVLPRGERITLSGREFELLRALAQRPKAIHPRAALRTRVFADSTGESIVDTYVYYLRRKLGRDVVRTVHGLGYQIGAV from the coding sequence GTGCTTCTCGTCGAGGACGACCGGGAACTGGCGGGCCTGCTCGCCGAGTTGCTCGCGGACGAAGGTTACGAGACCGATGCGGCCTACGACGGCCAGCGGGGGCTGCACCTCGGCCTCACCGGGCGGTACGACGTGATGATCATCGACCGCCGGCTGCCGGTGCTCGACGGCCTGGAGCTGCTCGCCCGGCTCCGGGCCCGGGCGGTGACGACGCGCGTCCTGATGCTGTCGGCGCTGAGCACGCTCGCCGACCGCGTCGGCGGGCTCGACGCCGGCGCCGACGACTACCTCGTCAAGCCGTTCGAGACCGAGGAGCTGCTGGCCCGGCTGCGCGCGCTGGGCCGCCGTGACCTCGACGGCGCCGAGTGCATCCCGCTCGGCACCGCCGCGCTCGACCTGCAGCGCCACGAGGTCGTGCTGCCGCGCGGCGAGCGGATCACGTTGTCCGGGCGCGAGTTCGAGCTGCTCCGGGCGCTGGCGCAGCGGCCGAAGGCGATCCACCCGCGGGCGGCGCTGCGCACCCGCGTGTTCGCCGACTCGACCGGCGAGTCCATTGTGGACACCTACGTCTACTACCTGCGGCGCAAGCTCGGCCGGGACGTCGTGCGCACCGTGCACGGGCTCGGATACCAGATCGGCGCGGTGTGA
- a CDS encoding sensor histidine kinase gives MRSRGDPGDPEARALRRARWVITTQIAVVVSLLVAVAGGIAYGMLLSGQHADADRTLARTIELGPAATPPGCVWLFTPALHTPAGPSPAGVPVAGLAALAPASGDVHTERRSLGGMTYTIRVENHGGVVSQAYFEERYQIQDRSSLLFGLGVAELLALLAALVCGRVLACRAIRPLADALRRQRTFVSDASHELRAPLTRLHTRAQLLARRSSERDREGLEQLVRGTRELGEVVEDLLLSAQACGGRPELVPVELAVLAEEAVAAEAVRAGAGQVRIAVTRERGPYVVQGVPTALRRVLSALLDNALGHTPPGGSIEVWLGLSDDRYVELRVRDTGVGFPQADSDRIFERFARGTEGDGRRFGLGLALVREVVTGHGGTIAAVARPGAGATFTLRLLRADLA, from the coding sequence GTGAGATCCCGCGGCGACCCCGGCGACCCCGAAGCCCGCGCTCTGCGCCGGGCGCGGTGGGTGATCACCACGCAGATCGCGGTGGTGGTGTCGCTGCTGGTGGCCGTCGCGGGCGGGATCGCCTACGGGATGCTGCTGTCCGGTCAGCACGCCGACGCCGACCGGACGCTGGCCCGCACGATCGAGCTCGGCCCGGCCGCGACCCCGCCCGGCTGCGTCTGGCTGTTCACCCCGGCGTTGCACACGCCGGCCGGGCCGTCCCCGGCCGGGGTGCCGGTCGCCGGGCTGGCCGCGCTGGCGCCGGCCTCGGGCGACGTCCACACGGAACGCCGGTCGCTCGGCGGCATGACGTACACGATCCGGGTGGAGAACCACGGCGGCGTCGTCTCGCAGGCGTACTTCGAGGAGCGGTACCAGATCCAGGACCGCTCGTCGCTGCTGTTCGGGCTCGGGGTCGCCGAGCTGCTGGCGCTGCTGGCGGCCCTCGTCTGCGGCCGGGTCCTGGCGTGCCGCGCGATCCGCCCGCTGGCCGACGCGCTGCGCCGCCAGCGCACCTTCGTCTCGGACGCCTCGCACGAGCTGCGCGCTCCGCTGACCCGGCTGCACACGCGGGCGCAGCTGCTGGCCCGGCGGTCGTCGGAGCGGGACCGCGAGGGTCTGGAGCAGCTCGTGCGGGGGACGCGCGAGCTCGGTGAAGTCGTCGAAGACCTGCTGCTGTCCGCGCAGGCGTGCGGGGGCCGGCCGGAGCTGGTGCCGGTGGAGCTGGCCGTGCTGGCCGAGGAAGCGGTCGCGGCGGAGGCGGTGCGCGCGGGGGCGGGCCAGGTCCGGATCGCGGTGACGCGCGAGCGCGGACCGTACGTCGTCCAGGGCGTCCCGACGGCGTTGCGGCGCGTGCTTTCGGCGTTGCTGGACAACGCCCTGGGCCACACCCCGCCGGGCGGTTCGATCGAGGTGTGGCTCGGGCTTTCGGACGACCGTTATGTGGAACTGCGGGTCCGCGACACGGGCGTCGGCTTCCCGCAGGCGGATTCGGACCGCATCTTCGAGCGTTTCGCGCGGGGGACCGAGGGCGACGGCCGCCGCTTCGGCCTGGGCCTGGCGCTGGTCCGCGAGGTGGTGACGGGCCACGGCGGCACGATCGCCGCCGTCGCCCGCCCCGGCGCGGGGGCGACGTTCACCCTGCGCCTGCTGCGCGCCGATCTCGCCTGA
- the hisS gene encoding histidine--tRNA ligase — MPEYLPTAPYKGTRDFLPAEMSVRTQVFGHLYDVLERRGFLRYDGPILESAEIYERKSGQELADKQLYTLTDKGGRRLALRPEMTPSVARMIAGSAKSLSFPVRWYSHPNCHRYEAPQRGRVREHWQINADIFGSDSANCEIEIFELVHDMMAALGATPDMFVLRVNDRNLLTSALTDVAGVSEDHLSQVFALVDRWEKYPREKLAEGAGEIGLSDKQFDKLAETLDKGEALLEELPAAVREQSNLVKVLNSSAGSLVKYEPIIVRGLAYYTSTVFEVFDTSPENRRALFGGGRYSDLASMFTAQQIPGIGFGMGDVTLIDFLETHGLTPAPRSEVDVMVIPVTEDLLDAARSVAQSLRQAGLRTSTPIEHRKLGKELTRADKAGAVAVVIVGQEDWAAGNVTVRSLATREQNPVAIADAPAAVTALLA; from the coding sequence GTGCCTGAATACCTGCCGACCGCGCCCTACAAGGGGACCCGGGACTTCCTGCCCGCCGAGATGTCCGTGCGCACGCAGGTGTTCGGTCATCTCTACGACGTCCTCGAGCGCCGCGGCTTCCTCCGCTACGACGGCCCGATCCTCGAATCCGCCGAGATCTACGAACGCAAGTCCGGCCAGGAGCTCGCCGACAAGCAGCTGTACACGCTCACCGACAAGGGCGGCCGTCGTCTCGCGCTGCGGCCGGAGATGACGCCGTCGGTCGCGCGGATGATCGCCGGGAGCGCGAAGTCCCTTTCCTTCCCCGTGCGGTGGTACAGCCACCCGAACTGCCACCGGTACGAGGCGCCGCAGCGCGGCCGCGTGCGGGAGCACTGGCAGATCAACGCGGACATCTTCGGCTCGGACAGCGCCAACTGCGAGATCGAGATCTTCGAGCTGGTGCACGACATGATGGCCGCGCTGGGCGCGACGCCGGACATGTTCGTGCTGCGCGTCAACGACCGGAACCTGCTGACGTCGGCGCTGACCGACGTCGCCGGCGTCTCCGAGGACCACCTCTCCCAGGTGTTCGCGCTGGTCGACCGCTGGGAGAAGTACCCCCGCGAGAAGCTGGCCGAAGGCGCCGGCGAGATCGGCCTGTCGGACAAGCAGTTCGACAAGCTGGCCGAGACGCTCGACAAGGGTGAGGCGCTCCTGGAGGAGCTGCCGGCGGCGGTGCGCGAGCAGTCGAACCTGGTGAAGGTCCTGAACAGCAGCGCGGGTTCGCTGGTCAAGTACGAGCCGATCATCGTGCGCGGGCTGGCGTACTACACGTCGACCGTGTTCGAGGTCTTCGACACCTCGCCGGAGAACCGCCGCGCCCTGTTCGGCGGCGGCCGCTACAGCGACCTCGCGTCGATGTTCACCGCGCAGCAGATCCCGGGCATCGGCTTCGGCATGGGTGACGTCACGCTGATCGACTTCCTCGAGACGCACGGCCTCACCCCGGCGCCGCGCAGCGAGGTCGACGTCATGGTCATCCCGGTCACCGAGGACCTCTTGGACGCCGCCCGCTCGGTGGCGCAGTCGCTGCGCCAGGCCGGGCTGCGGACGTCGACGCCGATCGAGCACCGCAAGCTGGGCAAGGAACTCACCCGCGCGGACAAGGCGGGCGCGGTCGCGGTCGTCATCGTCGGCCAGGAGGACTGGGCGGCCGGGAACGTGACGGTCCGCAGCCTCGCCACGCGCGAGCAGAACCCGGTCGCGATCGCCGACGCGCCCGCGGCGGTCACCGCGCTGCTGGCCTGA
- a CDS encoding amidohydrolase family protein has product MDTLITAGRVLPRPSAPVPDGAVLVRDGVIVAAGPRAEVQAQAAPGAARHDFPTGTALAGLFNVHVHLAFDASREMLAHFLAGSVVADARSRLASMLRSGVTTVRDLGDRGHLGAAVRSSLDGEAAPRLLVSGPPITVPDGHCHFFGGATTSDASIRSLIDENAAAGADVIKVMASGGQITEGGADMWESQFDARQLALIVTHAASHGLPVAAHAHGADAIEAAVDADVSTIEHCSFLTGPRSFDRRDPVAERMAARGISACSTSSRNWRTIVEKLGDEAAQAMYGRLPWLEEHGVRLLAGTDAGLPGSVFDDPVGALELYEWLGFGRRRILEIATEDSAAGLGLSAVTGRLEAGLAADVLVVEGDPLASLAALRNPLLVLARGRAAV; this is encoded by the coding sequence GTGGACACCCTGATCACCGCCGGCCGGGTGCTGCCGAGGCCGTCGGCGCCGGTTCCCGACGGCGCGGTCCTGGTGCGCGACGGCGTCATCGTGGCGGCGGGCCCGCGCGCGGAGGTGCAGGCGCAGGCCGCGCCCGGCGCCGCGCGGCACGACTTCCCGACCGGCACGGCGCTGGCGGGGTTGTTCAACGTCCACGTGCACCTGGCGTTCGACGCGTCCCGCGAGATGCTGGCCCACTTCCTGGCGGGCTCCGTTGTGGCGGACGCCCGCTCGCGGCTCGCGTCGATGCTGCGCAGCGGCGTGACGACGGTGCGGGACCTCGGCGACCGCGGCCACCTCGGCGCGGCCGTCCGCAGTTCACTGGACGGCGAGGCGGCGCCGAGGCTGCTGGTGTCCGGCCCGCCGATCACGGTGCCGGACGGGCACTGCCACTTCTTCGGCGGCGCGACGACGTCCGACGCGTCGATCCGGTCCCTGATCGACGAGAACGCGGCGGCGGGCGCGGACGTGATCAAGGTGATGGCCAGCGGCGGCCAGATCACCGAGGGCGGCGCGGACATGTGGGAGTCGCAGTTCGACGCCCGGCAGCTCGCGCTGATCGTCACGCACGCGGCTTCGCACGGCCTGCCGGTCGCGGCGCACGCCCACGGCGCCGACGCGATCGAGGCCGCGGTCGACGCCGACGTGTCGACGATCGAGCACTGCAGCTTCCTGACCGGCCCCCGTTCGTTCGACCGGCGGGATCCGGTGGCCGAGCGGATGGCCGCTCGGGGGATTTCGGCGTGTTCGACGAGCAGCCGCAACTGGCGGACGATCGTCGAGAAGCTGGGCGACGAGGCCGCGCAGGCGATGTACGGCCGGTTGCCGTGGCTGGAGGAACACGGGGTCCGGCTGCTGGCGGGTACCGATGCGGGGTTGCCGGGCTCGGTGTTCGACGATCCGGTCGGCGCGCTGGAGTTGTACGAGTGGCTCGGGTTCGGCCGTCGGCGGATCTTGGAGATCGCGACGGAGGACAGCGCGGCGGGACTCGGCCTTTCGGCGGTGACCGGACGGCTTGAAGCCGGGCTGGCGGCTGACGTGCTGGTGGTCGAGGGTGATCCGCTGGCTTCGCTCGCGGCGCTGCGGAACCCGTTGCTGGTGCTGGCCCGGGGGCGGGCCGCGGTGTAG
- a CDS encoding MAB_1171c family putative transporter: MSTLFSPVNVLAMALFAAALAWRIYQLVRAPTLPNWSVTACIAGFAAAFLLQQPVISDDFDDVFGLGGARVANNALLACAVCALVLFFLGSALGPVRRYGRVVVELVPLAAAITLMIVAMDLTPPELRGAPLGPATIHDSGVALFYLGAGLYLIYGLIACTAWIVRYLRVADRNLRIGLRLSAVGLASAAVGSIFRALYIVVAWAFGPVVRILLLLGVPFVILGGTLFLAGVTYPGVRARLSSMRRRRRHRIEHQALDPLWTVLVGAFPSIVLRTPPRGPAARLSPRGVHRVYYRRVIEIRDGLVQLSPYLDADFGEVVASDPGAAATALKTALRRHAAGEESDGRAKQVLPAVADDIESDVRPLLALSAAMGA; encoded by the coding sequence GTGAGCACACTTTTCAGCCCCGTGAACGTTCTCGCGATGGCGCTGTTCGCCGCGGCTCTGGCCTGGCGGATCTACCAGCTGGTCCGGGCGCCGACCCTGCCGAACTGGTCCGTCACCGCGTGCATCGCCGGGTTCGCGGCCGCGTTCCTCCTGCAGCAACCAGTGATTTCGGACGACTTCGACGACGTCTTCGGCCTCGGCGGCGCACGGGTGGCGAACAACGCGCTGCTCGCGTGCGCCGTCTGCGCGCTGGTCCTGTTCTTCCTCGGCTCGGCGCTGGGGCCGGTCCGCCGCTACGGGCGGGTGGTCGTCGAGCTGGTGCCGCTGGCCGCGGCGATCACGCTGATGATCGTCGCGATGGACCTGACGCCGCCGGAGCTGCGCGGCGCCCCGCTCGGGCCGGCGACGATCCACGACAGCGGCGTCGCGCTGTTCTACCTGGGTGCCGGGCTGTACCTGATCTACGGCCTGATCGCCTGCACCGCGTGGATCGTGCGCTATCTGCGCGTCGCCGACCGCAACCTGCGGATCGGCCTGCGGCTGAGCGCGGTCGGCCTCGCGAGCGCGGCGGTCGGCAGCATCTTCCGCGCGCTGTACATCGTGGTGGCGTGGGCGTTCGGGCCGGTGGTGCGGATCCTGCTGCTGCTCGGCGTGCCGTTCGTGATCCTCGGCGGGACGCTGTTCCTGGCCGGCGTGACCTACCCCGGCGTCCGGGCGCGGCTGTCCTCGATGCGGCGGCGACGACGTCACCGGATCGAGCACCAAGCCCTCGATCCACTGTGGACGGTCCTGGTCGGCGCGTTCCCCAGCATCGTGCTGCGGACGCCGCCGCGCGGGCCGGCCGCCCGGCTGTCGCCGCGCGGGGTGCACCGCGTCTACTACCGCCGGGTGATCGAGATCCGCGACGGCCTGGTGCAGCTTTCGCCGTACCTGGACGCGGACTTCGGCGAGGTCGTCGCGTCCGACCCCGGCGCCGCCGCGACCGCGTTGAAGACGGCGCTGCGGCGGCACGCGGCCGGTGAGGAGAGCGACGGCCGCGCGAAGCAGGTGCTGCCCGCGGTGGCGGACGACATCGAGTCCGACGTCCGGCCGCTGCTCGCGCTCTCGGCGGCGATGGGGGCGTGA
- a CDS encoding helix-turn-helix transcriptional regulator, whose translation MAQERTFAERLTALIEAARLDGRAPHSYREISAAVERAGGPAMSPAYLQQLATGKRVNPKIHYVEALARLFGVPVTYFFDAEATGPAPAGEVQLMAMRAQELSPQGRRQVMDLLELVERYERAERDGRNPEDAPR comes from the coding sequence ATGGCACAAGAGCGCACCTTCGCGGAACGCCTGACCGCCCTGATCGAGGCGGCCCGCCTCGACGGCCGGGCACCGCACAGCTACCGCGAGATCTCCGCGGCGGTCGAGCGGGCCGGCGGGCCGGCGATGTCGCCCGCCTACCTGCAGCAGCTCGCGACCGGCAAGCGCGTGAACCCGAAGATCCACTACGTCGAGGCGCTGGCCAGGCTGTTCGGCGTGCCCGTCACCTACTTCTTCGACGCGGAGGCCACCGGCCCGGCCCCGGCCGGCGAGGTCCAGCTGATGGCGATGCGCGCGCAGGAGCTCTCGCCGCAGGGCCGCCGTCAGGTGATGGACCTGCTGGAGCTGGTCGAACGCTACGAACGGGCCGAACGTGACGGCCGGAACCCGGAGGACGCGCCGCGATGA
- a CDS encoding flavodoxin family protein, with amino-acid sequence MPKLLIVHHTPSPSTQAMFEAVLAGAAHPDIEGVEVVRRAALAATVPDVLEADGYLLGTPANLGSMSGALKHFFDTVYYPCLDATRGRPFGYWIHGNSDTSGTERQLLAITKGLAWTKAADPVIATGEPGKELLAACTELGGTLAATLMA; translated from the coding sequence ATGCCGAAGCTGCTGATCGTGCACCACACGCCGTCGCCGTCGACCCAGGCGATGTTCGAGGCCGTGCTGGCGGGCGCGGCCCACCCGGACATCGAGGGGGTGGAGGTGGTCCGCCGCGCGGCGCTGGCGGCCACCGTCCCGGACGTCCTCGAGGCGGACGGCTACCTGCTGGGGACGCCGGCGAACCTGGGCAGCATGAGCGGCGCGCTGAAGCACTTCTTCGACACGGTGTACTACCCGTGCCTCGACGCGACGCGGGGCCGCCCGTTCGGCTACTGGATCCACGGGAATAGCGACACGTCGGGGACGGAACGTCAGCTGCTGGCCATCACGAAGGGGCTGGCCTGGACGAAGGCGGCGGACCCGGTGATCGCGACGGGCGAGCCGGGCAAGGAGCTGCTGGCGGCGTGCACCGAGCTGGGCGGCACGCTGGCCGCGACGCTGATGGCCTGA
- a CDS encoding phospho-sugar mutase encodes MTLTSTLRDAAFRWIADDPDEASRAELQAVVARALGGDAAAADEVADRLAGPLEFGTAGLRGPVRAGPNGMNVAVVTRTTAGVAAWLTAQGHAGALVVVGRDARHGSEDFATAAAEVLTAAGFTVQALPRPLPTPLLAYAVKHLGAVAGIQITASHNPPADNGYKLYDATGGQIVPPSDGEIERAIQAAPAAVDVPREPGAGVVDLLGSYLDEVAALPLGAERIVRVAATALHGVGAETLRAAFERVGFTDLHLVEAQSTPDPDFPTVSFPNPEEPGATDLLLALASEVDADLAVALDPDADRCALGVRDRDGSWRMLRGDETGVLLGSAILSTVDRTMMPDPLVATTIVSSSLLGEIAKAEGARYAETLTGFKWLVRAGDDLVFAYEEALGLCVNPGFVRDKDGIAAATLAAGLTARLRAEGRTPLDVLDELAERHGVYVTDQVSLRVTDLSVRGRLMGKLREAPPAEVGGVAVTLEDLLPGADVLRLTGDGVRIVVRPSGTEPKLKAYLQVVEPVSGSLADARTAAATRLTALRTDVEALLS; translated from the coding sequence GTGACTTTGACCTCCACGCTGCGGGACGCCGCGTTCCGCTGGATCGCCGACGACCCCGACGAAGCTTCCCGCGCCGAGCTGCAGGCGGTCGTCGCCCGCGCGTTGGGCGGCGACGCCGCGGCCGCCGACGAGGTGGCCGACCGGCTGGCCGGGCCGCTGGAGTTCGGCACGGCCGGGCTGCGCGGGCCGGTGCGCGCCGGGCCGAACGGGATGAACGTGGCGGTCGTCACGCGCACCACGGCGGGAGTGGCGGCCTGGCTGACCGCGCAGGGGCACGCCGGCGCGCTGGTCGTCGTCGGCCGGGACGCGCGCCACGGCTCGGAGGACTTCGCCACGGCCGCCGCGGAGGTGCTGACCGCCGCCGGGTTCACCGTCCAGGCGCTGCCCCGGCCGCTGCCGACGCCGTTGCTCGCCTACGCCGTGAAGCACCTCGGCGCGGTGGCCGGGATCCAGATCACGGCGTCGCACAACCCCCCGGCGGACAACGGGTACAAGCTCTACGACGCGACCGGCGGGCAGATCGTGCCGCCGTCCGACGGCGAGATCGAGCGCGCCATCCAGGCCGCGCCGGCCGCGGTGGACGTGCCGCGCGAGCCGGGCGCCGGGGTGGTCGACCTGCTCGGCAGCTACCTCGACGAGGTCGCCGCACTCCCGCTGGGCGCCGAGCGCATCGTGCGGGTGGCCGCGACGGCGTTGCACGGCGTCGGCGCCGAGACGCTGCGCGCGGCCTTCGAGCGGGTCGGGTTCACCGACCTGCACCTGGTCGAGGCGCAGTCCACCCCGGACCCGGACTTCCCGACGGTGTCGTTCCCGAACCCGGAGGAGCCGGGCGCGACCGACCTGCTGCTGGCGCTGGCGTCCGAAGTGGACGCCGATCTGGCCGTCGCGCTCGACCCGGACGCCGACCGCTGTGCACTGGGCGTGCGCGATCGGGACGGCTCGTGGCGGATGCTGCGCGGCGACGAGACGGGCGTGCTGCTGGGCTCGGCCATCCTGTCCACTGTGGACCGCACGATGATGCCGGATCCCTTGGTGGCCACGACGATCGTCTCGTCGTCGTTGCTGGGCGAAATCGCGAAGGCCGAGGGAGCCCGCTACGCGGAGACGCTCACCGGGTTCAAGTGGCTGGTCCGCGCGGGCGACGACCTCGTCTTCGCCTACGAAGAGGCGCTCGGCCTCTGCGTGAACCCGGGGTTCGTGCGGGACAAGGACGGCATCGCCGCCGCGACGCTGGCGGCCGGGCTGACCGCGCGGCTGCGGGCCGAGGGCCGCACGCCCCTGGACGTGCTGGACGAGCTGGCCGAGCGGCACGGCGTGTACGTCACGGACCAGGTTTCGCTGCGGGTCACGGACCTGTCCGTCCGCGGCCGGCTGATGGGCAAGCTGCGCGAGGCGCCTCCGGCCGAGGTCGGTGGCGTCGCCGTGACGCTGGAAGACCTGCTCCCCGGCGCGGACGTCCTGCGTCTCACCGGTGACGGCGTGCGGATCGTGGTCCGCCCGTCCGGCACGGAACCGAAGCTGAAGGCGTACCTGCAGGTCGTCGAGCCGGTGTCCGGGTCGCTGGCGGACGCGCGCACGGCGGCGGCCACGCGGCTGACGGCGTTGCGGACCGACGTGGAGGCGTTGCTGTCCTGA
- a CDS encoding glycosyltransferase — protein MRLLFTSLGSFGHTFPLVPLALAARDAGHDVVFATSEDFLPQLTKAGLETAAAGLAIKDAFGRAFAEAGPAGPRRPPGEIPPEVLGPIVAKVFGELMPKRFVADLLPLFEHARPDLVVSESGNSGGAFAAMKAGIPVVAHGFGRVSADDPMVTHIRDAIRAHAAGLGITVGEDLSFGGPFVDICPESVQEPGFLARAHRVPLRPVGWSEPGELPAGVLDKRRPLVYLTLGTAMGHAGVLGAAIAGLSALDVDVLVATGPTVDPAALGEVPANVRLETWVPQAALLPHVDLVVHHGGSGTTLGAFGAGLPQLLLPQGADQFTNADAVLAAGVGDRLLGADVTADAVAEKAHHLLTDSSVRSAATTLAAEVAAMPSPAEVAAELPTFA, from the coding sequence GTGCGCTTGCTCTTCACCTCACTGGGGTCCTTCGGTCACACGTTCCCGCTCGTCCCGCTGGCGCTCGCCGCGCGGGACGCGGGCCACGACGTCGTCTTCGCCACCTCGGAAGACTTCCTGCCCCAGCTGACGAAAGCCGGGCTCGAGACGGCCGCCGCCGGGCTCGCCATCAAGGACGCCTTCGGCCGGGCGTTCGCCGAAGCGGGTCCGGCCGGCCCGCGGCGGCCGCCGGGTGAGATCCCGCCGGAGGTCCTCGGCCCGATCGTCGCGAAGGTCTTCGGCGAGCTCATGCCGAAGCGGTTCGTCGCCGACCTGCTGCCGCTGTTCGAGCACGCCCGGCCGGACCTGGTCGTGAGCGAGTCCGGCAACTCCGGCGGCGCGTTCGCCGCGATGAAGGCCGGGATTCCCGTGGTGGCGCACGGTTTCGGCCGCGTGTCCGCCGACGACCCGATGGTCACGCACATCCGGGACGCGATCCGCGCGCACGCCGCCGGCCTGGGCATCACCGTCGGCGAAGACCTGTCGTTCGGCGGCCCGTTCGTCGACATCTGCCCGGAATCGGTGCAGGAACCGGGTTTCCTGGCGCGGGCGCACCGCGTGCCGCTGCGGCCGGTCGGCTGGAGCGAGCCGGGTGAGCTGCCCGCGGGGGTGCTGGACAAGCGGCGCCCGCTCGTCTACCTGACGCTCGGCACCGCGATGGGCCACGCCGGTGTGCTCGGCGCGGCGATCGCCGGGCTGTCCGCGTTGGACGTCGACGTGCTGGTCGCCACCGGCCCGACCGTCGACCCGGCCGCGCTGGGCGAGGTGCCGGCGAACGTCCGGCTCGAGACGTGGGTGCCGCAGGCGGCGCTGCTCCCGCACGTCGACCTGGTCGTGCACCACGGCGGCAGCGGCACGACGCTCGGCGCGTTCGGCGCGGGTCTCCCGCAGCTGCTCCTGCCGCAGGGCGCCGACCAGTTCACCAACGCCGACGCGGTGCTCGCGGCGGGCGTCGGCGACCGCCTGCTCGGCGCGGACGTCACCGCGGACGCCGTCGCGGAGAAGGCCCACCACCTGCTGACGGACTCGTCGGTCCGCTCCGCGGCCACCACCCTGGCCGCGGAGGTCGCGGCAATGCCGTCCCCGGCCGAAGTAGCCGCCGAACTCCCCACGTTCGCCTAA